The DNA segment GCGCTGTTAAACCACTAACACATACAAGCCACAGGCGTCAGTGTAATTGAGCTACACTTAtggaaattgtataaaatgtataaataaagcCATGAACTGATGTATTTAAGTGTGTGTCAGTGAAATTATTTCCAGGAAAACCCGCAACGACCAGCTGCACGTCTCATATTCGACTGGCATTTTCGCGCCACCACACTTCACCACAGCGATAATTCAATTTTAGACATTGCCCACGCAGATTTCTGGCTGTGAGCTCAATTGGCCGGCCAGCTGCTGGAAAATATGTGCGAAATTTTGCACTGCGGTTTTAAATTTCACGCCAAACAACTGGTGGAAAACTGATTTTTGCAAGCGTGGATGTGTTGAAGTGGTTGTGCGCGAGTGGAGCAGTTCGTGCAATGTCGCCCGCATTTGGAAACCAAACGAGAGTCAAGTGaaagcatttacatatacatatatacatatgtatatttatgtgagCGTAAAAGTGTGCAAGCCACATGTTGCAGCTGCGCGTCACCAGTTTTAGCCGTGTGCCAATGTCATTTGACGCTGTGGTTGAGGTGTTGACGCGCGTGGAGGTTTGATGGCTTAGTGTGATCTAATTCGTGAgttaaagcaattttttattatgaaataaaaagcgtTTCcaccaaaaacacaaataaacttCTCTGAAGACTTATCCAACCTTCTTcgtagaaaatatataaatatttcccgAAAGTTTGTTCgctcaatttttatttgatgtttaaatatttaatgcattGCTATTTGGCAGTTGCCGAGGCTTAATACTcgaatgttgcgtatacgcaatgCTACCTCAACACACAGTAATGTCAGAGACCGTAAAATACATTGTTATAAGTTCTATAGTAATGCTCTgaaaaaggggggtctctcatccgagacagttgaaaatctttcattgggggggctttttacgtggccggtcccaaacccagcgcacaaccctatgtaggggatgtttcgccttctcactttagctcgccttcgaacggatgttcttaggctacccagaggatacttggtcaaagaccggaagttgtgagctgcttgagcaatgtgtaaagaatcgtttctggccacttccaagtgaatggcgatcagagaactttcctcacttgcgtgaacttctacacatgactccatcctccttctacttcggactgagtaggcaattgaaaagtaaagtcctctctcgacgaacaaaagccgaactctataagtcgctcataattcccgtcctgctatatggtgcagaggcgaTAACAGCAATCGATGAGTCGaccttacgagttttcgagagaagagttctgcgaaagatttatggtcctttgcgcattggccacggcgaatatcgcattcgatggaatgatgagctgtacgagatatacgacgacattgacacagttcagcgaattaaaagacagcggctacgctggctaggtcatgttgtccggacggacgaaaacactccagctttgaaagtattcgacgcagtacccgccggaggaagcagatgaagaagaagacctcctctccgttggaaggaccaagtggagaaggacctggcttcacttggaatatccaattggcgcctcggctataaagaaaatgtattataggccgattttttattatattttatttatgctaaATAACTTATGGACCCTAAAAaatttcgccttaaaaatcgctgactCGAAACCGCTTTTGGACCCATAGTCCCCTAAAGTTGTTCAGAATTATCAGTAGAAGATTTCACGCATACGcgattttttcgttcttttggCGCcctttaaatcgacccgccctaatgtatatacataaatacaacgCTGGTACTTGCATATAAATaggtatgtagatatataattatatatgtacatatatgtgtcaTTCCCGCAATCTTCAAACTTCAgctgaaataaaacaataaactcAAGTAGCTGCTGGTCTCAACATCTTTACTTCTGTTTCTTCTTACGCTTTTCGTCTCCACCGTGTCATTATCGTTTCACCATTTAGTATGCGTGGCGGCAAGTCGACGCGGCGTTGTCATGTTTAATGcagcattaaattaaaaattgaaaattactgCTGCATTGCAGTTGCTGCGAGACCCAGCAATGATTGCATGGTGCAGAAGAATTCTCTTTTGGTTTCAACTTCCTGACAGTTAACGGCTTAAATTCGCCAATTACTGACGCAGTACGGCTTTTTTCTCATTTCTCTTTTCTTCAGGaacttttattcttatttttctcTTCTTCAGGAAAATTCTTCAGTCGCACATGAAAGATCACACATCACTTCTTGattataccaaaataaaatttaaggcTCGTGAAGTATGGTTCGTTAAATCGGGAGACCTgtaaaaagaggatcgacacacttggtatccctgcaaaactaataaggATGTGTAAGTTGACGTTgggcaataccaaaagcttcgtcaggatgaggaaggacccctccgagccgttcgataccaaacgacaTTTCAGACTAGGCGACTCCCTATATACGACTTCTAAAATCTTTTCTAAATAGAGAAGGCACAATCTTCTACATCATTCGCACAAcctcgccgttagttctgcttaccccaagttggacaaagaagcgaagcaaatgggtctgttaGTCAACGAGGCCAAGATGGAATATcgtctgtcatcaaacaagcagtcgtcgcactggtgacttgactcccacgtcactgttgacagtcataacttcgaagtcgtacacagtttcgtctatcttggaacccacaacaacgtcagccacgaaatccaacgcagaatagctcttgccaataggtgctacttcgtacTGAGTAGGGAATTGAGAAGAAAAACcgtctcttgacgaacaaagaccaaattctacaagtcacacATCATCTTCGTCCTGCTATATAATACAGAGCCATGGACAATGACAAAATcttatgagtcgacgttacgagttttcgagagaatggTTCTGCGGAcgatttatggtccttcgcgCATTGACaacagcgaataccgcagtcgctggaacgataagctgtagctgttcagcgaattaagagacatcggcttcgctggctaggtcatgtcgtctgaatggatgaaaaccctccagctttgagagtattcgacgcagtacccgccaggggaagcagatgaagaggaagacctctactctgttggaaggaccaggtggagacgGACCTGCCTACGCTTAGAACctgcaattggcgccaaacagcgaaaaggaaataCGACTAGCGTGctgttgtaaaattaaatttcttcttaatttttataattttaaccgAAACGAGAACCCTTCAGAGCCTAACATGCACAAAACTCTTCATACACATTTACAAATGCAGAAACAATACGTTTCTGCATGACTGAACATGTGAGCAGTAATTATTAGCCCAAGGTCACAGGGCTGCTGCATTGCGCTGCATTGTTATTGTACGAGCAAAGGAAAACGAGAAACCGCATAATTTCTCAACACTGCAGCAAacgcaatgcaacaacaacaatatcaaggAAAGCAATTTCAAGTTGCCGAACGCACAAGCAAATGAGAATCGCCACTATGCACTCGTTTACTTCCGTTAACAATAAAGCCTGCGCTGCCGAATGTACTTGTATGTCGGTTGAGTGAAGAACGAATTTTAACTGTAATTGCGCGATTAGCACGCAGCAAGCGGAGCAGCGAACGCACTCATGTGCCCGCCCACGCAgaggcaaaacaaaaatatttccagcAGAGCATCAAACCTTATGGGAATGGGAACAAGCTCATCTATACAAGGTataaacacatgtacatactatgtCTTTGAATACTCGTAGTACATGAGCCCGCCCGCTCACAAACACACTGGCGCCCCACACGCATTGTCAGCGAAAACCACAAATTGTCAGAGCTTTCACACAACGAGACGGGGGTTCGCAGCGTGACCGAAGCTTAACGCACCGCAGCCCTTGTGGGTGTATAAGAAGGATGTATGCAGGCGGAGGACATTCTAGAGTGGTCCAAATTGCAAGCGGTGCTATGAAAAGTAGGTTACAAGCAACGCAGCATTCCGCCCAGAGCTCCGACGCGCTTAACGCATTTGAcgtaaaagttgaatttttcatTCGAGAAATCCTGACCGCTTGCTAAGATAATGCAAATAATGCGAGATGAGACGGTCGTTACTGTATTTTTACCGCCTGCTGTTGTGGGTTTGTGcttaatgtaaacaaaagtcACGTGCTGACTTTATGAGTGCAGAAGGATTGTGCGCAAGCGCGGATAAATGTATGACTGAGAGTAATGACAAAGAGAGAAAGTTCTATGCCGGCGTAAGAGCTTGAAGGATTCAATGAGAGCGCAGTCTAATTGAGAGAAAGTATTTAAGTCAAAAATATACTTCAAATAAGCTCTTTAgtaaagcaaattttaaaagtggAGTATTTGTGCTCTTATCTACCTGAAATGCGCTCTCTTTAAACCTCTTTAAATGTAGTCTGTAAGGAGTACAGCGAATAGCTTAGATAATGTTTATTTACGCTCTTTAAGTACGTCTAAAAATATGTCAGTGTCTTGTTGCCTGTCTTCATCGAACAGTCACGGAATCACCACATCTTCAATCCCATATTTTATAATCCCGTTAAATTGCGGCATTTACATATGGTAAACACTGAATAAACGATTGCTCTGATTACCGAAACTGTCACACATAACTGTACGTTCCTTTCCTGCGGCAATCGTTTGTACGACCCTTGAACAACTTCGTTCAATATCTATGAAGTAGATTGATATCTTACTTATCCAGAGTAGATCATGACATACTAAAGTCCCAGCATGGCACTAATAACCtcttgtgtatgtatgtctgcatgtCTCGCAAAACCCATTCACTTAACACACTTTCGTTCCGGTTACGGAGACCTGACTGTCGCGGTCCGAccccgttgttgttgttatagcgacAGAATTATGCCGAcatgacagtccttggccggataaaaatccgagtacgctccggttacgtagacccgactatcGTGGCAACAGGGTCCAACCCCGAAAAATCCTGTTCTTTTGACTTACCGCTAAGTGACAACCGCAGTACAATAACCGCGATCTACGTCACCGGGCCGAGCTTCGGCGCAACCtccaaaataacaataaacaaactaATTGTTAGTCATACAACAACAAGTATGTATTGAACActcaaatttaatgcaaatcaTTTTGACTTCAAATATgtcaaacatataaatatatttttattaattcacaTGGAAATTGGCCAATGAGCCTGAGAAGTTACACTAAACAATATATAAAACTAAGAAAACCAGTataagcaaatgaaaaaaatatatacttgttTGAGATGCTTCAATGTTCCATGTTCTGGCGATGCGCCATTTGCAGTTCAAAGCGACGATTTGAACGCACGCCTCTTATAAGTTGGCTGAATTTCTTTTCCGCCGTGCCAGGAGTGGTGCGCGAGTTGGCAGCGCGTCCCTTAAACATATCCATGTGACGTTGACGGCGCGAAGCCATTTTCTCATCAACTGACATTGTTGGagcgaattttgtgtttgcGTTCATGGCATTTGGTTTCGTCACCGCCGCAGTGGTAATTTGCACGGCGGCCGCGTTTGCCGATTTTGCATTGTTGGCATGCATTTCAAGTGCCGTTGATAGGTTGAAAGCGGGTCGCGCCGCCTGTCGTGGCTGTGTCGGTTTCAGTGCATTCTTGGCAGGCGtcatttgcttatttttgttgttgacaaCAGTTATAGTGTGCGGCTTAATGATACCCAAGCGTGGATTTGGTAGTTTTACTTCACGGTTTTCTTTGTGTGTTGTTTCAGCTGCAACCAATGGTTTGCAAACACCAATACGTGGCAAAGGCAACTTAGAATCGTGAAGTTCTTTGTGTGATGTGTCAAATGTTTTATGCATAGATGTGTTATTAATTCCTGAAAATGTTGAATTCACGGCTGTGTGTAAGTTGATACGCTTCACTGCTTTAGATTTATCCGGATTCGTAGCCGTGGTAGTGGCTTGGTGagtttttattggtttttgtgCACTAGCTAATGAAAAGTGCCgccattttatataaatatttcataattacaAGTTTTGGGCAACTTACCAATACGATCCTTTGAGGCCGAATTCGTAAGTATTTTAGCGCGTTCTGCCTTACGATTCACGTGATCGactaaattttccattttctcgAAATTTTTCTGATGAATAGCTGCGAAATTTGGTAATTTTGTACGTGTTGGTTTGACCTTTTGTGGCGTCACCCCCATTTTACTCGGAGTTTGTGctagaaaatatgtaaaatatgtttttatttgcaaagctacaaaaattattttacttcgAAATAATAACTTACTTCGATATTTTGACTTATTTATCATTGCCTCATCAAAGGACATAGAACGTTTACGGCGTTGGGTTATAACtgaaagttattaaaatattttgtattgtaaCTGGCGCTGCAATGTATATTATTACTTACAAGTTTCAGTAGTTGCCGTTTTTAAGTCGGTATTTTTCTTTACACTCTGGATCATACGTACGTCCACATCTTCCAAAATAACAGTCTGATTAGCAGGGCTgtaaaatgtaacatttttgcGTTTACTATCGGCTTCAGCGGCTCCAATGCATACAGAAAATGAACGCTTCCTAATGCTACgcaaaacaatttctttcggttccattctggaaatttctACAGTAATAGGTGGTTCATCAGCCGTCCACTTTTCGTTGCCGTCATCTTCCGTGCTTGAAATATCAGCAATTTTCTTGTAGGGTGTAGGCATACGTTTTGCAGTCTTTGAGTATCTTTTCGGTGTACAACCATCATTCTGAGGAATGGTTACATTTAATTTCTGGTCTACTCCCTCATCGGTGGTCAGAATAATGCGAGGTGTTTTACGTGGTGGCGACGTTGAACTTTCATCATCCGAAAGTTGTAACGGCTGCATTTCTTCCTCTTCATCCTCTGCTACATCCGTATTTATCATAATGCAATCGCTAGCATTGGAATTATCATCATTGTATGTAAGAATTTGGATATCTGTGTCGGCGCTTTCTGCAATATTAGATATTTTGCACTCCTTTTCTTCAAGCAGTTGTATATCTTCATTTAAAGCGTTTTCTTCAGTTAATGGATTAAGTCCCAAATCGGAAATATCCAAGTTATTACTTTTCAAGTAAGTTCCAAAGTTAtctggatttttttcttctctaaCTTCTATTACAcacccttttaattttttttggaaaatacttTCTTTCGGAACGATACTTTCTTTCCCGTTCTCTTcattactgttatttttttcattgtcgttaacttttatattaattacgACCTCATCATGATGTTCTTCCTCATcacattcttttttgtttgaaacaTCTTCAGCTTCAGATTTGGTAATATCAATATTATTAATGTCTTTTTCTTCCTTATTTGTAATTgctactttttcattttttttcatattggtAATGTATTTTTCTTCCTTATTTGTAATTgcttctttttcatttttttccatattggTAACGTCTTTTTCTTCCTTATTTGtaattgcttccttttcagttTCTTCAATATTACCGATTTTTGTCCAATCGCTTTCTCCATCATTACTGACAAATTCCTCCTGAATGTCtgctttattaatattttcgtcCTTTGATTGAATCAACTCatcattttgtaaattttctgcTTTAACTGATTCCGTGTGGtcttcattttcatttggaTTCATTAACTTGGGTTTATTTTTATCTCCCACAGTTTTACGGCTCTTTCGACTTCGCTTCTGTGACACACGACCCACCTTCGCGGGTGTCCATCTCGGTTGTGGCTCTTCCGTATTAGTCTCCTCCCCTTCCATATCGTTTTCAACTTCTTCTACCACCTTTGATGTCGATCTCAGTTGACGTTTACAAGTCACAATGTCTTCATATTCTTGTACGGGTTTAACGCTTTTGCGTGTACTACGTCTAGGAGTATGCGCATTAGATTTTACATCGCCGAGCGATACAATTTGTTCAGTATGTTTGTTTGACCTTGGTGTTACCGGAACTTCATTTTCCTTTGCAATATCCATTTCCATGTCGCTATCGTCTTCTTGCGACATTATCAGCTCTACCTCCTTCTCCAAATCTTCGGGACGGTTGCGACGTGAGGATCTTCGATATTGGGGCTTGGATGAGCCCGCGGCTTTGGATTCCTGTAACGCTGCAATTATGAAAGCATTTAAACGAATTATGGagcttattatttttcatagcaCTTACAGAcactcattttattttatattctgtaGAAAATACGTtgaaatacacaaaaattacaaacttaTTTAGATTCTTCTTTTCAAGCTGAAATTGAATACAGTTTGCTACcgattgttttcaaatttgctgaattCATTTTCATTCGGAATTCAGCAGCCACCAATTAGAAACACAAGAAGCTGCCAACTCTATGGCAGGGATGAAAAATAAGGCAATATTACGATTCTTTCGGCGGTATTTGTCATGACatgtaaagaaaaacaaaaaaacaaaacaaaataagagtgaattgcatataaaatttaaagtgatatatctcgaaaactatgagTCTGAAGACGGCATatgagtatatattttttaatactgaggacctcctctatccatccgtaccatcaaatcgcggcgccgaAAGAATCGTAAACGTGccaaaaataatgaattctTAGTGAACATAAAAggcttagaaatttaaagatgcCAAAAACACTTTTCCAGAATGTGTGGAAAAGCTAAATACTCTCAAGTGTATGCAGTCAAGAAATAGGTTTGATTATTTAACATGTATGGactttagaaatatatatttcaaacgATTAGCAATAGGTATCTACTTTGCCTCTGTTAAAAATTTCGAGTCAACAAATTTTGCAGAcaaatagttttatatataaatacgagtataaatatttttatagtgcTCAAAATGGTCATATATAAAATCTTAGTCAtaagaaaagtataaaatgaaTAACAAGAAAAACAGTGAAGTTCAAAGGTTTTTATTACGTTGATCGAATCCTCTTTGGTTAGGTAAGTTCTAAATATAATCAATATAGCATACTAATAGGAATTTGcccttatatgaaaaaaattttattatgttgtcTTGGCAACCCTAGTGTGCTTTTGCGCTGAATTCATTCCACGACGATTTTCATTTCAATAGGATGCCACTTAATTTAAGCATACTTTATGTTGAACAAGTATTTTAGCATTGTGTAGTCTGGTAACTCTACAAGTGGTTTAGAAATTAGAACGGCCCAAAAATTGCACTAGTGGTTTTTGGGCagagaaatttaattttcattaatggAATTACGTGCAAATAATGTGAGAAATATGAATTGGTGTTCTTAATTggtaattaaatgaaaatattaaagttttcgtTAGTTAAATTAAAGTGATGAATGTGTGTTAGTTATAATTAAAACTACATGGAGCATTCTGCAAAGACCTTGAACATAAAGTAAACAAATCTCAGCATAGATAAGAGCACAAAGctattttctaattaaatagCTACATTAGGTCACTTCTTTAAGGaatacataaatttcaaatatgtgaAAAATGAGTAAATCGTGTGCATATTTTTCGCGAGAAATTTAATTTCGTACTAGTAGCTAAAGATATCAGATAATTAGAACGATAAGCATCTTACGTGCGTGATTAGTCATaacttgtaattattttaatttttttagcaaactTTACAATATTCGTAATCTCCATCAACTTTGCGGCGTGTTGCAATGGGCAAAGATCAAGAACTGTTGGAAGCGGCACGCATCGGAAATATTGCTGTTGTAGGCAAAATACTTGAGCAGATTTCGAAACGTAACAGCGGGCCTTTCTCaaggtttattaaaataaacaaattttattgcgtgTGAGTTTGTTATAAACttatcttttaattatttagttttcGGCGAAGCCCATGCATCAATAGCCAAGATGTTAATGGCTACACGCCACTTCATCATGCTTGCTTAAATGGTCATGGCAATATAGTACGCCTTTTATTGGTCCATAATGCTGCCCCTGATATGCCGGATATACGCGGTTCAACACCTCTGTATTTGGCTGCTTGGGCGGGTCATGACGAGATTGTAAAACAGCTCTTGCTTCACACACCAAAAGCAGCAAATCCAAATGCACAGGTTAGTAGTGATTATctcattgtaatttaaatacatacatataaatatgtaaatcaaCCTTATATAACTTACTATAATTTTCAGACTATCGACAATGAAACACCCTTGCACTGTGCCGCACAGCATGGACATAACACCGTTCTAGCCATTTTACTTGCCTACGGTGCTGATCCAACAGTTCGCAACAATAGTTTTCAGACGGCATTAGATCTTGCCGCACAATTCGGCCGTTTGCAGGCGGTACAAACATTAATACGCACACATCCCGAATTGTTAGCACCATATCGTTCATCTGGCAGCAAAACTCCTACAACTTCAACCATTGAATCTACACCGTACACGATTTCACCATCGACACATTTATTTACACATACTTGCTTGCATTTAGCTAGTCGTAACGGCCATAAAAAAGTTGTCGAAGCACTCTTAGCCGCTGGTGTCGATGTCAACATTATGACTAACTCGGGAACTGCCCTGCATGAGGCTGCACTTTGCGGTAAAAAAGCTGTGGTCAATGTACTGCTACAAGCCGGTGTTAATCCAAATGCTACCGATGGCTCAGGTCATACAGCACTAGATTTGCTCAAAGACTATCCACCACATGTCACTTACGAAATTGTATGCGCAATAAAAGGTAATTTTTTGTGGAGCAAGCTTATTCTTTATATTGAAGAAACAAAATTGCTAATTTTTGgttagatttttataaagacgCCTCGAATGGTACCCACTTTAAACCAATAAACGAGCTCAGTGACGGAGACGATCATGAGCGCAGTGACAGTTCCATCTCGCCAGTGCCAAATATAGCCtttgaacgagggcaaaacgacgCAAAAGTCAGTGCTATTGCACACAAGGAATTTTTGATGCCAAAGACGTAAGACTGGGATCGAATGAATGGCTCATTTGTGTATTGTAATTCACACTCAGAATGCTCCATTTGACGCACCCATTGTCCACGATCATTATCATAAACGTGACACAGACTTGTCATTAAACAGCTACTCGTATCCTATCGCTTAAGATGCAACCCAGCACTAGAATCAATATTAGTATGATATTAACTATTGTGATTAGCGAAGCTTTAtactgtttttattattattatttacatacatatacataataccTACTTATAACTACCCTATCATGCATATAAATGGCaagcatttatttaaaactaaccAAAGTTCTGTATGTGTCTAgcattgtaaaaatatattatgcatTACTGTTTAACTAAAATCATCTGCAATtattaaatgtacatacatatttatttatatatatagatatatatatattgcatcAACCCATTTCCGTTTCGTTGCTTGGTGATTCACACATTTCATTCAATCTAATCCACCTGTTGCGTTATAATCAAAAACCACAAACAAATTGGCTGTCTAACAGAAACTTCTGTAATTTGTAAGTGCCTCTCGTAAACTTttagtgaaaattgttgcaaaaattcttacaattctgcctttaaaaaattatattctttattATAGTTGTAGCAGTGAAATTGTATAAGCCACTTCATCGTTTCTTCTCATCCTGCTAATAATTTCTGATCTTATGCGTATAATTTGAATGtgtaatatacacatttaaagtatgtttgtatattcatGATACAAGGCTTTACGCGGCTTAAAGCTTACTACCACACGTGGTAAACGAACCACATTTATATTGTAGTTTTATTTATCTCATATACATTTATCCACGAATGAATGTATGTaatgaaagaaacaaaaatCAACACTGCTTACGAGATGTTTTATTATATTCTCTTATAGTGTGAAACCAAATAGACTTTCTGTTTCGATGAGTTCTTTAGAACATACCAGCAAGCCTCAATCAAATTATTTACCAATGAAACCGATCCTTTGGCAAAACTCTCATACAGGCATCGCGCCTCCATTTTGCCAAAATGACCGCAATGTGCTGCCTCTATTTTCACCGGTAGAGAAACAGCGTTCTCTGTGGAGTGTTTCTAATTATCAACACCGCACACGTAGTCCTAGTAGCCCGAGTAGGTATGGTGGTCGTGCACAAATGTCACACAAAGCATACGAACATGTTTCTTTGGCCAGAAGCGGTTCAGTGCATAATCTCCACGGGCATAATACAAAACGTATGTctacttttcttttcattacaAATATTTCTTGACACTTATTTTAAAAGTAT comes from the Bactrocera neohumeralis isolate Rockhampton chromosome 2, APGP_CSIRO_Bneo_wtdbg2-racon-allhic-juicebox.fasta_v2, whole genome shotgun sequence genome and includes:
- the LOC126766082 gene encoding uncharacterized protein LOC126766082, with the translated sequence MSVSLQESKAAGSSKPQYRRSSRRNRPEDLEKEVELIMSQEDDSDMEMDIAKENEVPVTPRSNKHTEQIVSLGDVKSNAHTPRRSTRKSVKPVQEYEDIVTCKRQLRSTSKVVEEVENDMEGEETNTEEPQPRWTPAKVGRVSQKRSRKSRKTVGDKNKPKLMNPNENEDHTESVKAENLQNDELIQSKDENINKADIQEEFVSNDGESDWTKIGNIEETEKEAITNKEEKDVTNMEKNEKEAITNKEEKYITNMKKNEKVAITNKEEKDINNIDITKSEAEDVSNKKECDEEEHHDEVVINIKVNDNEKNNSNEENGKESIVPKESIFQKKLKGCVIEVREEKNPDNFGTYLKSNNLDISDLGLNPLTEENALNEDIQLLEEKECKISNIAESADTDIQILTYNDDNSNASDCIMINTDVAEDEEEEMQPLQLSDDESSTSPPRKTPRIILTTDEGVDQKLNVTIPQNDGCTPKRYSKTAKRMPTPYKKIADISSTEDDGNEKWTADEPPITVEISRMEPKEIVLRSIRKRSFSVCIGAAEADSKRKNVTFYSPANQTVILEDVDVRMIQSVKKNTDLKTATTETFITQRRKRSMSFDEAMINKSKYRTQTPSKMGVTPQKVKPTRTKLPNFAAIHQKNFEKMENLVDHVNRKAERAKILTNSASKDRIASAQKPIKTHQATTTATNPDKSKAVKRINLHTAVNSTFSGINNTSMHKTFDTSHKELHDSKLPLPRIGVCKPLVAAETTHKENREVKLPNPRLGIIKPHTITVVNNKNKQMTPAKNALKPTQPRQAARPAFNLSTALEMHANNAKSANAAAVQITTAAVTKPNAMNANTKFAPTMSVDEKMASRRQRHMDMFKGRAANSRTTPGTAEKKFSQLIRGVRSNRRFELQMAHRQNMEH